From the genome of Deinococcus sp. AJ005, one region includes:
- a CDS encoding hydroxyacid-oxoacid transhydrogenase, with the protein MNDERERIFTVEATPVKFGPGAALETGWELRRLGARRVFFVVDPEVLRLGLAEAVLNSIRDEGIDVTVYSDVETEPTLACFERAVAAAREADADAFAALGGGSAIDIAKVANLVVSDGGGIMEYVNAPVGGGRQPAGPLRPLLAIPTTPGSGSEATTVAILDLPELRIKTGISHRRLRPTQAVVDPELTRSAPSAVIASAGLDVVCHAAESFLSRPYTSRPRPATPGERPPYQGSNPVADLWSAQAIRNGGQYLRRAVQDANDEEARGAMMLSATMAGVGFGSAGVHIPHACAYPIAGLKHEYRHPGYPGDKNFVPHGFSVIVTAPAAFRFTFDSDPARHIQAASMLTGQTYEPDDRDALPDALLSLMRDIQAPLSVRTFGYDESDIPALVDGALKQQRLLNVAPRTPTADDLARIFTESMG; encoded by the coding sequence ATGAATGACGAACGGGAGAGGATTTTTACCGTCGAGGCCACGCCAGTCAAGTTCGGGCCGGGCGCGGCACTGGAAACGGGCTGGGAGTTGCGGCGGCTGGGTGCGCGGCGCGTGTTTTTTGTGGTGGACCCCGAAGTGCTGAGGCTGGGGCTGGCCGAAGCCGTGCTGAACAGCATCCGCGACGAGGGGATCGACGTGACCGTGTACTCGGACGTGGAGACCGAGCCGACGCTGGCGTGCTTTGAGCGGGCGGTGGCGGCGGCGCGTGAAGCCGATGCCGACGCCTTCGCTGCGCTGGGGGGCGGCAGCGCCATAGACATTGCCAAGGTGGCGAATCTGGTGGTCTCGGATGGGGGCGGGATCATGGAATACGTGAACGCACCTGTGGGCGGGGGCCGTCAGCCTGCGGGACCGTTGCGCCCGCTGCTCGCCATTCCCACCACCCCCGGCAGCGGCTCGGAGGCCACCACGGTTGCCATCCTGGATCTGCCGGAACTGCGGATCAAGACCGGTATCAGCCACCGCCGTTTGCGGCCCACACAGGCCGTCGTGGACCCGGAACTGACCCGCAGTGCGCCGTCTGCCGTGATCGCCTCGGCGGGGCTGGATGTGGTCTGTCACGCCGCCGAGAGTTTCCTGAGCCGTCCGTACACCAGCCGCCCACGTCCCGCCACCCCCGGCGAACGTCCGCCCTATCAGGGCAGCAATCCGGTGGCCGACTTGTGGTCTGCCCAGGCCATCCGTAACGGCGGCCAGTATCTGCGCCGAGCCGTGCAAGACGCGAACGATGAGGAAGCCAGAGGAGCAATGATGCTCAGCGCCACGATGGCGGGCGTGGGCTTCGGCTCGGCAGGGGTGCATATCCCGCACGCCTGCGCCTATCCGATTGCGGGCCTCAAGCACGAGTACCGCCACCCCGGCTATCCCGGCGATAAGAACTTCGTGCCACACGGCTTCAGCGTGATCGTCACCGCGCCCGCCGCCTTCCGTTTTACCTTTGACAGTGATCCAGCACGGCACATCCAGGCGGCCTCCATGCTGACCGGGCAGACATATGAACCGGATGACCGGGACGCCCTGCCCGACGCCCTACTCTCGCTGATGCGTGACATTCAGGCTCCACTCAGCGTCCGCACCTTTGGCTACGACGAATCCGATATCCCCGCGCTGGTGGACGGAGCGCTCAAGCAACAGCGGCTGCTGAATGTCGCCCCACGCACCCCCACGGCGGACGATCTGGCGCGGATTTTCACGGAGTCGATGGGGTAG
- a CDS encoding secondary thiamine-phosphate synthase enzyme YjbQ, producing MWHQRDLTLKPHPRGFHLITREVVSALPELAGIRVGLLHVFIQHTSASLTVSENASPDVRRDFERYFNHAVPDGWASFEHTLEGDDDMAAHIKASVLGAGLSLPVRDGRLALGTWQGVYLCEHRDHGGARRLVLTLMGEGR from the coding sequence ATGTGGCACCAGCGTGACCTGACCCTCAAGCCCCACCCGCGCGGCTTTCACCTGATCACGCGTGAGGTGGTCTCGGCCCTGCCCGAACTCGCCGGGATTCGGGTGGGCCTGCTGCATGTCTTCATCCAGCACACCTCTGCCAGTCTGACCGTCAGCGAGAACGCCAGCCCCGACGTGCGGCGCGACTTCGAGCGGTATTTCAACCACGCCGTTCCCGACGGCTGGGCCAGCTTTGAACACACTCTGGAAGGCGACGACGATATGGCCGCGCACATCAAGGCCAGCGTGCTGGGCGCGGGCCTGAGCCTGCCTGTGCGGGATGGACGGCTGGCGCTGGGAACGTGGCAGGGCGTGTACCTGTGTGAACACCGCGATCACGGCGGCGCGCGGCGGCTGGTGCTGACGCTGATGGGGGAAGGCAGATGA
- a CDS encoding adenylosuccinate synthase, whose amino-acid sequence MPGIAILGAQWGDEGKGKITDFLAPQAEFVVRFQGGANAGHTVTAKGQTFKLNLLPSGVLHPGAVSILGDGMVIDADKFLEERQNLMNAGIDPELRISDRAHLVLPHHKYVDGRKDFVGTTGRGIGPAYADRARRVGLRFGDLADDNVLRERLERLLEAKPNSTRDAGWTSVQVALDALAPTREALLPFVQDTGAQLRQALTESRNVLFEGAQATLLDLNYGTYPFVTSSHPTVGGILVGAGVNHKALNKVYGVAKAFNTRVGHGPFVTEVLDDAGVLRLRGDGSQPWDEYGTTTGRPRRVGWLDLALLKYAVDVNGLDGLVINKMDILAGLDSIPVCTAYDADGQPVYKNMPGWATTDGADSRDTLPREAQAYLDVIEETVNCPVVIFSCGPAREQTYGAVTWG is encoded by the coding sequence ATGCCTGGAATTGCAATTTTAGGGGCGCAGTGGGGCGACGAGGGCAAGGGAAAGATCACAGATTTCCTGGCCCCTCAGGCGGAATTCGTGGTGCGTTTTCAGGGTGGCGCGAATGCCGGGCATACGGTGACTGCCAAGGGGCAGACCTTCAAACTCAATCTGCTGCCCAGCGGCGTGCTGCATCCTGGCGCGGTCAGTATCCTGGGCGACGGCATGGTCATCGACGCCGACAAGTTTCTAGAAGAGCGCCAGAACCTGATGAACGCGGGCATTGACCCCGAACTGCGGATCAGTGACCGTGCGCATCTGGTCTTACCGCACCACAAATACGTGGATGGACGCAAGGATTTCGTGGGCACCACCGGGCGCGGCATTGGCCCGGCCTATGCGGACCGTGCCCGGCGCGTGGGCCTGCGCTTCGGCGATCTGGCCGACGACAACGTGCTGCGCGAGCGTCTCGAACGGCTGCTGGAGGCCAAGCCCAACAGCACCCGCGACGCGGGCTGGACCTCGGTGCAGGTGGCCCTGGACGCTCTGGCCCCCACCCGCGAGGCGCTGCTGCCCTTCGTGCAGGACACCGGGGCGCAACTCCGTCAGGCCCTCACCGAAAGCCGCAACGTGCTGTTTGAAGGCGCACAGGCCACCCTGCTGGACCTGAATTACGGCACCTATCCCTTCGTGACCAGCAGCCACCCCACCGTGGGCGGAATCTTGGTGGGCGCGGGCGTGAACCACAAGGCGCTGAACAAGGTCTACGGTGTCGCCAAAGCCTTCAACACCCGCGTCGGCCACGGCCCCTTCGTCACCGAAGTTCTGGACGATGCAGGAGTCCTGCGCCTGCGCGGCGACGGCAGCCAGCCCTGGGACGAGTATGGCACCACCACCGGACGCCCCCGCCGCGTGGGCTGGCTGGATCTGGCCCTGCTGAAATACGCCGTGGACGTGAACGGCCTGGACGGTCTGGTCATCAACAAGATGGACATCTTGGCGGGCCTGGACAGCATTCCCGTCTGCACAGCCTACGACGCGGATGGCCAGCCTGTTTACAAAAACATGCCCGGCTGGGCCACCACCGACGGCGCAGACAGCCGCGACACTCTACCTAGGGAAGCCCAGGCGTACCTTGACGTGATCGAGGAAACCGTGAATTGCCCTGTGGTGATCTTCTCCTGCGGCCCGGCCCGTGAGCAGACGTATGGAGCCGTGACCTGGGGCTAG
- a CDS encoding glycerophosphodiester phosphodiesterase, translated as MKKRGWAGAGLLTLGLLGGLGACSSGPAQTEGAQPNPLITGRVWNVAHQGGELLWPSNTMLAFHNAAALGADMLDTDMHATKDGVLVLSHDDTLDRLTNLKGKIEDMTLEQVQAADAGYTLSPDGGQTFPFRGQGVRVATLSEMLSGFPKMPLSIEIKQVTPSLGIPFCKALRDAGATARVVVSSFSDVAMGDFRTACPEVLTSMTEKELRPLVLLSKVGLSGLAPVPGKSAQVPMTGGGLTVVTPSFVKAMHRRGVSVQVWTINDEATMRRLIGMGVDGILTDDPVLLKRVLEEEKGAGK; from the coding sequence ATGAAAAAACGTGGCTGGGCAGGAGCAGGCTTGCTGACACTGGGGCTGCTGGGCGGACTGGGCGCGTGCAGCAGCGGCCCAGCCCAGACGGAGGGGGCGCAGCCCAATCCCCTGATCACTGGGCGTGTCTGGAACGTGGCCCATCAGGGCGGCGAGCTGCTGTGGCCTAGCAACACCATGCTGGCCTTCCACAATGCGGCGGCGCTGGGCGCGGACATGCTGGACACCGACATGCACGCCACGAAGGACGGCGTGCTGGTGCTGTCGCACGACGACACCCTGGACCGCCTGACCAACCTGAAGGGCAAGATCGAAGACATGACGCTTGAGCAGGTTCAGGCGGCGGACGCGGGTTACACCCTCTCGCCCGACGGCGGCCAGACCTTTCCCTTCCGGGGCCAGGGCGTGCGCGTTGCCACCCTGTCTGAGATGCTGAGCGGGTTTCCGAAGATGCCGCTGTCCATCGAGATCAAGCAGGTCACGCCCAGTCTGGGCATACCCTTCTGCAAGGCGCTGCGGGACGCCGGGGCCACCGCGCGCGTGGTGGTGTCCAGCTTCAGCGACGTGGCGATGGGCGATTTCCGCACCGCCTGCCCCGAGGTGCTGACCAGCATGACCGAGAAGGAACTGCGCCCGCTGGTGCTGCTGAGCAAGGTGGGCCTGAGTGGACTGGCCCCCGTCCCCGGTAAGTCGGCGCAGGTGCCGATGACGGGCGGTGGCCTCACCGTGGTCACGCCGTCTTTCGTGAAAGCCATGCACCGCCGGGGCGTGTCCGTGCAAGTCTGGACCATCAACGACGAGGCCACCATGCGCCGCCTGATCGGCATGGGCGTGGATGGGATTCTGACCGACGATCCAGTCTTGCTTAAGCGGGTGCTGGAGGAGGAAAAAGGAGCTGGGAAGTAA
- a CDS encoding MarR family winged helix-turn-helix transcriptional regulator, which produces MTPAASDERDAPLSLSKDTANLLNRIEQDWHRVRPELDASPMLTGLLLDRLGSAFARHIEQTYSEEGINSSNWDLLLTLLRSAPPQGLTHTELSDLTAISGPSMTNRVTRLLDKGLVERMVNEKDRRSALVRLTPQGRELVERLLPQHIEREQQALSVLTSEELSVLTGIAMKLVEHLEVGAAEEEVGAKVST; this is translated from the coding sequence ATGACCCCGGCAGCCAGCGACGAGCGGGACGCGCCCCTTTCACTGTCGAAGGACACGGCGAACTTGCTTAACCGGATTGAACAGGACTGGCATCGCGTGCGGCCCGAGTTAGACGCCTCGCCCATGCTAACCGGGCTGTTGCTGGACCGACTGGGCAGCGCCTTTGCGCGGCATATCGAGCAGACGTACAGTGAGGAAGGCATCAATTCCTCCAACTGGGACCTGCTGCTCACCCTGCTGCGTTCCGCGCCGCCGCAGGGGCTGACACACACCGAGCTGAGCGATCTGACCGCCATCTCCGGGCCGTCCATGACCAACCGGGTCACGCGGCTGCTGGACAAGGGACTGGTGGAGCGGATGGTCAATGAGAAGGACCGCCGCTCGGCCCTGGTCCGCCTGACCCCACAGGGACGCGAACTGGTGGAACGCTTGCTGCCCCAGCACATCGAGCGCGAGCAGCAGGCCCTGAGCGTGCTGACCAGTGAGGAGCTGAGCGTCCTGACCGGAATCGCCATGAAACTGGTGGAACATCTGGAAGTGGGCGCGGCGGAAGAGGAAGTGGGCGCAAAAGTCAGCACCTGA
- the gcl gene encoding glyoxylate carboligase has product MAKMRAIEAAVEVLKKEGVNISFGVPGAAINPLYAAMKKLGGIEHILARHVEGASHMADGYTRAKAGNIGVCIGTSGPAGTDMITGLYAAIADSVPILCITGQAPRARLYKEDFQAVDIESIAKPVTKWAVTVREPALVPYVFQQAFHIMRSGRPGPVHIDLPFDVQMGEIEFDIDTYEPLTPYKPAATRAQIEKSLELLFASKRPLLVAGGGIINADASAELVLFAEITGIPVIPTLMGWGTIPDDHALMAGMAGLQTSQMYGNATVLASDFVYGIGNRWANRHTGSVEKYTEGRKFVHIDIEPTQIGRVFGPDYGIVSDAGAALKLLVEVASEWKEAGKIPDYGEWAEQCRERKRTMLRKTHYDNIPIKPQRVYEEMLKSFGRDTVYVSTIGLSQIAAAQFLHVYQPRQWINAGQAGPLGWTMPAALGVVAADRSKTVVALSGDYDFQFMIEELAVGAQFKLPYVHVLVNNSYLGLIRQSQRGFEMDFQVQLAFDNINAPELNGYGVDHVAVAEGLGCRAIRVTHPDKIKEGLEEAKALAQKFQVPVVLEVILERVTNISMGTELDNVVEFEELADAREDAPTAIAMLD; this is encoded by the coding sequence ATGGCGAAGATGAGAGCAATTGAAGCGGCGGTGGAAGTTTTGAAGAAGGAAGGGGTCAATATCTCCTTCGGCGTTCCCGGCGCGGCGATCAACCCGCTATACGCGGCGATGAAGAAGCTCGGCGGGATCGAGCATATTCTGGCGCGGCATGTGGAAGGCGCGTCGCATATGGCGGACGGCTACACCCGCGCCAAAGCGGGCAACATCGGCGTGTGCATCGGCACCAGCGGCCCTGCCGGAACCGACATGATCACTGGCCTGTACGCAGCCATCGCGGATTCCGTGCCGATTCTTTGCATCACCGGACAGGCCCCGCGTGCCCGCCTGTACAAAGAGGACTTCCAGGCCGTGGATATCGAGAGCATCGCCAAGCCCGTGACCAAGTGGGCCGTGACCGTGCGTGAACCCGCTCTGGTCCCCTACGTGTTCCAGCAGGCGTTCCACATCATGCGTTCGGGCCGCCCCGGCCCCGTGCATATCGACCTGCCCTTCGACGTGCAGATGGGCGAGATCGAGTTCGACATCGACACCTACGAGCCGCTGACCCCCTACAAGCCCGCCGCCACCCGTGCCCAGATCGAGAAGTCGCTGGAACTGCTGTTTGCCTCCAAGCGTCCCCTCCTCGTTGCAGGCGGCGGCATCATAAACGCGGACGCCTCCGCCGAACTGGTGCTGTTTGCCGAAATCACTGGCATTCCCGTGATTCCCACGCTGATGGGCTGGGGAACCATTCCCGATGATCACGCGCTGATGGCAGGCATGGCTGGCCTTCAGACCTCGCAGATGTACGGCAACGCGACCGTGCTGGCCTCGGACTTCGTATACGGCATCGGCAACCGCTGGGCCAACCGCCACACCGGCAGCGTCGAGAAGTACACCGAGGGCCGCAAGTTCGTCCACATCGACATCGAACCCACCCAGATCGGGCGCGTGTTCGGCCCTGATTACGGCATCGTCTCCGATGCGGGCGCGGCGCTGAAACTGCTGGTGGAAGTGGCAAGCGAGTGGAAGGAAGCAGGGAAGATTCCCGATTACGGCGAATGGGCCGAGCAGTGCCGTGAGCGCAAGCGCACCATGCTCCGCAAGACGCACTACGACAACATTCCGATCAAGCCGCAGCGCGTGTACGAGGAAATGCTCAAGTCCTTCGGGCGCGACACCGTCTACGTCAGCACGATTGGCCTGTCGCAGATTGCCGCCGCACAGTTCCTGCATGTCTATCAGCCCCGTCAGTGGATCAACGCGGGGCAGGCCGGGCCGCTGGGCTGGACCATGCCCGCCGCGTTGGGCGTGGTGGCCGCCGACCGCAGCAAGACCGTGGTGGCCCTCAGCGGCGATTACGACTTCCAGTTCATGATTGAAGAACTGGCCGTGGGCGCACAGTTCAAGCTGCCCTACGTGCATGTGCTGGTCAACAACAGCTACCTGGGATTGATCCGCCAGTCGCAGCGCGGCTTTGAAATGGACTTCCAGGTGCAACTGGCCTTTGACAACATCAATGCCCCTGAGCTGAACGGCTACGGTGTGGACCACGTCGCTGTGGCCGAGGGTCTGGGCTGCCGCGCCATCCGCGTCACTCACCCCGACAAGATCAAGGAAGGGCTGGAAGAAGCCAAGGCGCTGGCCCAGAAGTTCCAGGTTCCGGTTGTGCTGGAAGTCATTCTGGAGCGCGTCACCAACATCAGCATGGGGACCGAGCTGGACAACGTGGTGGAGTTTGAAGAACTGGCCGACGCGCGGGAAGATGCGCCGACGGCGATTGCGATGCTGGATTAA
- the otnI gene encoding 2-oxo-tetronate isomerase: MPKYAANLTMLFQEHDFLDRFDAAGKAGFKFIEYMFPYPYDAAELRAKLDQNGQTQALFNLPAGDWPGGDRGIAVQPGRQDEFRAGVEKALIYADVLYKGVQGPKLVNVLVGKAEADEVITRKTVVGNLQYAADKLGDAGLTLIVEPLNPYDVPGFYLYGTQNTLDLIGEVGRDNVKLQYDFYHMQRVEGRLTQTVRENLDRIAHIQLADVPGRHQPGTGEINYPFLLAELDRLGYEGYVGLEYIPEGRTEDTLGWLKELQGV, from the coding sequence ATGCCCAAATACGCTGCCAACCTCACCATGTTGTTTCAGGAACACGACTTTCTTGACCGCTTCGACGCGGCGGGCAAGGCTGGGTTCAAGTTCATCGAGTACATGTTTCCCTACCCCTATGACGCTGCCGAACTACGCGCCAAGCTGGATCAGAACGGGCAGACGCAGGCGCTGTTCAACCTGCCTGCGGGCGACTGGCCCGGCGGGGACCGTGGCATTGCCGTGCAGCCGGGGCGTCAGGACGAGTTCCGCGCTGGCGTTGAGAAGGCGCTGATCTACGCCGATGTGCTGTACAAGGGCGTTCAGGGACCGAAACTGGTCAATGTCCTTGTCGGGAAAGCCGAGGCAGACGAGGTCATTACCCGCAAAACAGTGGTGGGCAACCTTCAGTACGCCGCCGACAAGCTGGGCGACGCGGGCTTGACGCTGATCGTGGAGCCGCTGAATCCCTACGACGTGCCAGGATTTTACCTGTATGGCACGCAGAACACGCTGGATCTGATTGGTGAAGTCGGGCGCGACAACGTAAAATTGCAGTACGACTTTTACCACATGCAGCGCGTGGAAGGCCGCCTGACCCAGACCGTGCGCGAGAACCTGGACCGGATTGCCCACATCCAACTGGCCGACGTGCCGGGCCGCCACCAGCCAGGAACCGGGGAAATTAACTACCCCTTCCTGCTGGCCGAGCTGGACCGCCTGGGCTACGAGGGCTACGTGGGTCTGGAATACATCCCCGAGGGCCGCACCGAGGACACGCTGGGCTGGCTCAAAGAGTTGCAGGGCGTCTAA
- a CDS encoding 2-hydroxy-3-oxopropionate reductase gives MTFHTQSKEATNMAQKETIGFIGLGIMGKPMALNLVKAGFSVVVNNRTPEVMDELVKAGAKAAHSAKEVAEQSDIIITMLPDSPQVEEVALGEGGVIEGIRKGALFIDMSSISPNTSRKVQKELSARGADALDAPVSGGQVGAEGATLSIMVGGSEESFNRAKPVFEAVGKNIVHIGGPGAGQVTKIANQIVVGLTIQAISEALTLAKKSGVDVGKVREALLGGFAQSRILDLHGQRILDGNFKPGFRINLHRKDLRLALETGREAGVPLFATGVAANIMDAMIAQGDGDLDHSGMAKFYAEMSGIE, from the coding sequence ATTACTTTCCACACGCAATCAAAGGAGGCCACCAACATGGCACAGAAAGAAACCATCGGCTTTATCGGCCTGGGCATCATGGGCAAACCTATGGCCCTGAATTTGGTCAAGGCCGGATTTTCAGTCGTCGTCAACAACCGCACGCCCGAAGTGATGGATGAACTGGTCAAGGCGGGCGCGAAAGCTGCCCACAGCGCTAAAGAAGTGGCCGAGCAGAGCGACATCATCATCACCATGCTCCCCGATTCGCCGCAGGTGGAAGAGGTTGCACTGGGCGAGGGCGGCGTCATCGAGGGCATCAGGAAGGGCGCGCTGTTTATTGACATGAGCAGCATCTCGCCCAACACCTCGCGCAAGGTTCAGAAGGAACTGTCGGCCAGGGGTGCGGACGCGCTGGACGCTCCTGTTTCCGGCGGGCAGGTTGGTGCGGAAGGCGCAACCCTGAGCATCATGGTGGGCGGCAGCGAGGAGTCCTTTAACCGCGCCAAACCCGTGTTTGAAGCCGTGGGCAAGAACATCGTCCACATCGGCGGCCCCGGCGCTGGACAGGTCACCAAGATTGCCAACCAGATCGTGGTGGGTCTGACCATCCAGGCCATTTCCGAGGCGCTGACACTGGCGAAGAAGTCCGGCGTGGACGTGGGCAAGGTGCGCGAGGCGCTGCTGGGCGGCTTTGCCCAGAGCCGCATTCTGGACCTGCACGGGCAGCGCATTCTGGACGGTAACTTCAAGCCAGGTTTCCGCATCAACCTGCACCGCAAAGATCTGCGTCTGGCGCTGGAAACGGGCCGTGAGGCGGGCGTGCCGCTGTTTGCCACAGGCGTGGCCGCCAACATCATGGACGCCATGATCGCGCAGGGTGACGGCGACCTGGATCACTCCGGCATGGCGAAGTTCTACGCCGAGATGAGCGGCATCGAATAA
- a CDS encoding glycerate kinase: MNTRSLLENAYHAALEAASPAQLLAPHLKGEKPDFILAFGKAALPMARAALAAYSGVETLVIAPSGTENLELPASATLMLSSHPVPDASSAAAAEAALERLGALKEGQHALVLVSGGGSALMAAPDGVTLEQKQALTRELLRAGADIGEINTVRKHLSRSKGGRLAASTKAKVTALLISDVVGDDPSVIASGPTVPDTTTFAGALAVLDRYGIAAPEARTHFQSGVDGQVSETPDSLPHVTNTIIGSNRHLLEAAQTYIEGQDVRAVILSDSFEGEASELAKAHAAIARSVEQYGNPVSAPVVLLSGGEATVTLRGDGVGGRNLEFALALLLALGEDGFYALSAGSDGVDGSSPAAGSFLTPDSLKRAQAAGLNGRDYLERNDSGSFFAALNDTLITGPSGHNLNDLRLIAVGLPQN; the protein is encoded by the coding sequence ATGAACACCCGCTCACTGCTGGAAAACGCCTATCACGCCGCGCTGGAGGCCGCGAGTCCGGCGCAACTGCTGGCCCCCCATCTGAAGGGAGAAAAACCTGATTTCATCCTGGCGTTCGGCAAGGCGGCGCTGCCGATGGCGCGGGCGGCGCTGGCAGCCTATTCTGGCGTGGAAACCCTGGTGATTGCGCCCAGCGGCACTGAGAATCTGGAGTTGCCTGCCTCGGCCACGCTGATGCTGTCCAGCCACCCGGTTCCAGACGCCTCCAGCGCGGCGGCGGCAGAAGCGGCGTTGGAGAGGCTGGGCGCACTGAAAGAGGGTCAGCATGCTCTGGTGCTGGTGTCCGGCGGCGGCAGTGCGCTGATGGCGGCCCCGGACGGCGTGACGCTGGAGCAGAAGCAGGCGCTGACCCGTGAGCTGCTGCGGGCGGGGGCCGATATCGGCGAGATCAACACCGTTCGCAAGCACCTCTCGCGCAGCAAGGGCGGACGGCTGGCAGCAAGTACCAAAGCGAAAGTCACGGCTCTATTGATCTCCGATGTGGTGGGTGACGATCCCTCGGTGATTGCCAGTGGACCGACGGTGCCGGACACCACGACGTTCGCGGGGGCGCTGGCCGTGCTGGATCGTTATGGCATTGCCGCCCCAGAGGCCCGCACGCACTTTCAATCAGGTGTAGACGGCCAGGTGTCCGAAACGCCGGATAGCCTGCCACACGTCACCAACACCATTATCGGCTCCAACCGTCACCTGCTGGAAGCGGCGCAGACATATATAGAGGGACAGGACGTGCGGGCGGTGATCCTCTCGGACAGCTTTGAGGGCGAAGCGAGTGAGCTGGCGAAGGCGCACGCGGCAATTGCGCGCAGCGTGGAGCAGTATGGCAATCCGGTGTCAGCTCCAGTCGTCCTTCTCTCCGGCGGTGAAGCGACTGTGACCTTGCGCGGCGACGGCGTGGGCGGGCGCAATCTGGAATTTGCACTGGCGCTGCTGCTGGCCCTGGGTGAAGATGGCTTTTACGCGCTCTCGGCAGGTTCGGACGGCGTAGACGGTTCCAGCCCAGCGGCAGGATCGTTCCTGACGCCAGACAGCCTCAAGCGGGCGCAGGCAGCGGGGTTGAACGGACGCGATTACCTGGAGCGCAACGATTCCGGCTCCTTCTTTGCCGCGCTGAACGACACCCTGATCACCGGACCCAGCGGACACAACCTCAACGATTTGCGCCTGATCGCGGTGGGATTGCCCCAGAACTGA
- a CDS encoding fasciclin domain-containing protein, whose product MKKMLLCTTLLFTGVAFAGGGSSMPMGNTIAAIVSNDPNFSTLLAAVKAAGLVETLSSPGPFTVFAPTNAAFAKIPAADLNALLNDPAKLKAVLLYHVVAGKVTASQVMGMSSGTTVNGADVKVSMMDGKVMINDATVTKADIMASNGIIHVIDTVLMP is encoded by the coding sequence ATGAAAAAGATGCTTCTTTGCACCACTCTTCTGTTCACCGGCGTAGCCTTTGCAGGCGGCGGTAGCTCCATGCCCATGGGCAACACCATTGCCGCCATCGTGTCCAACGATCCTAACTTCAGCACCCTGCTGGCGGCCGTTAAGGCTGCCGGACTGGTGGAAACCCTGAGCAGCCCCGGCCCATTCACAGTCTTTGCCCCAACCAACGCCGCGTTTGCCAAGATTCCAGCTGCTGATCTGAACGCACTGCTGAATGACCCCGCCAAGCTGAAAGCTGTTCTGCTGTACCACGTCGTGGCCGGTAAAGTGACCGCGTCACAGGTGATGGGCATGTCCAGCGGCACCACCGTGAACGGCGCTGACGTCAAGGTGTCCATGATGGACGGCAAGGTGATGATCAACGACGCCACCGTAACCAAGGCCGATATCATGGCCAGCAACGGTATTATCCACGTCATCGATACCGTCTTGATGCCCTGA